In the Merismopedia glauca CCAP 1448/3 genome, one interval contains:
- a CDS encoding MFS transporter has protein sequence MSNNRGSDRPPKRHLGDRSSTKSPHAKWWVMLGVGLGVLMFTVDTSIVNIALPTLVKEFQTSFATIQWVVLSYLLVVTALVLGAARLGDIFGKKKLYLGGLVLFTISSLLCGLAPNVGWLIAFRALQGVGAVTISGLGAAIITEVFPVSERGRALGIIGAVVSLGIASGPSIGGFLIGLSGWESIFFVNVPLGIFATLVVIFNVPDDAKSGRGQTFDWLGTILITGILIAFALGMTYGQERGFLDPLVVGLQAIALVGLLLFLWLESRISQPLLDLKLFRNQQFSFSLLTGFIVFITIAGTIFVIPFFLELVLHYPTQHVGLLLAVSPVIGGIVAPLSGNLSDRFGTKLVSLIGLILMILGCLSISTFNSHMTDLDYILGVTPFGIGFGMFQSPNNSAILGAVAPQRLGIASGLLSLSRTLGQTAGVPLMGALFAFLTLRHGGDNNVTQASSEALVMGVQGTFQAAAAMLSLAVVVVLIRWRIPQER, from the coding sequence ATGAGCAACAATCGAGGCTCCGATCGCCCTCCAAAGCGACATTTAGGCGATCGCTCTAGCACTAAATCACCTCATGCAAAGTGGTGGGTAATGCTGGGTGTTGGGCTAGGGGTCTTAATGTTTACCGTAGACACCAGTATTGTTAACATAGCTCTACCAACTTTAGTCAAAGAATTTCAAACCAGTTTCGCCACAATTCAATGGGTAGTATTGAGTTATTTGCTGGTAGTTACCGCCTTAGTTTTGGGTGCTGCTCGGCTAGGAGATATTTTCGGCAAAAAGAAGCTCTATTTGGGTGGATTAGTCTTATTTACCATCAGTTCTCTCCTCTGTGGATTAGCACCAAATGTGGGTTGGCTGATTGCTTTTCGGGCGCTTCAAGGGGTTGGTGCAGTAACGATTTCAGGATTGGGAGCAGCCATCATCACAGAGGTATTTCCGGTTTCTGAGCGGGGTCGAGCCTTGGGTATCATTGGAGCAGTAGTATCTTTAGGAATTGCGTCAGGACCGAGTATAGGTGGGTTTTTGATTGGATTATCGGGGTGGGAAAGCATCTTTTTTGTTAATGTCCCACTGGGAATTTTTGCTACTTTAGTAGTTATATTCAATGTCCCTGATGATGCGAAAAGTGGTAGAGGACAAACATTTGACTGGTTAGGAACGATCTTGATTACAGGAATCTTGATCGCCTTTGCTTTAGGGATGACTTACGGACAAGAACGAGGTTTTTTAGATCCTTTAGTAGTGGGGTTACAGGCGATCGCTTTGGTGGGTTTACTTCTGTTTCTGTGGCTAGAATCTCGTATTTCCCAACCCCTGCTGGATTTAAAACTATTTCGCAATCAACAGTTTAGCTTCAGCTTGCTCACGGGATTCATTGTTTTTATCACCATTGCAGGAACGATTTTTGTAATTCCCTTTTTCCTAGAATTGGTGCTGCACTATCCTACCCAACACGTAGGACTCTTGTTGGCAGTTTCCCCAGTGATCGGAGGTATAGTAGCTCCTTTATCAGGAAACCTTTCAGATCGCTTTGGAACGAAGCTGGTCAGTTTAATCGGGTTAATTTTGATGATTTTAGGCTGTTTATCTATTAGCACTTTTAACAGCCACATGACTGACTTAGATTACATCTTGGGGGTTACTCCTTTTGGAATTGGGTTTGGGATGTTCCAATCGCCCAATAACAGCGCTATTCTAGGGGCTGTAGCGCCTCAAAGGTTGGGCATTGCTTCGGGTTTACTATCTTTATCTCGCACCCTCGGACAAACTGCTGGAGTACCTCTGATGGGGGCGTTATTTGCCTTTCTGACCTTAAGGCACGGTGGCGATAACAACGTGACTCAAGCCTCGTCTGAAGCTTTAGTGATGGGCGTACAAGGCACATTTCAAGCGGCTGCCGCTATGTTATCTTTGGCGGTGGTTGTGGTACTGATTCGCTGGCGAATCCCCCAAGAGCGCTAA